From Cydia strobilella chromosome 3, ilCydStro3.1, whole genome shotgun sequence:
ATTTAAAGGTTATTAATTCAGTAGCaaatttaagtgttattttCAGTAGCAGTACAACGGCGTTTGAGGGGTTAACGTCTAGGAGACCGAATAGACAGACCGAGGCCAACACAGGCCAAAAAGCAGATCGTGAAACGATATTCTAGATAATAAAAATTGCCGCCTAAGAAGTAAGAACCGACGATGCAACTACTTCCGGCATTATTGGGGTTAGAGACTCCGCGCTAAGCGACTGCGGCATCGAGAGCCTGACCATCCAGCACATTCATCCAGCGGTGCCCACTCCGCGCATACTCGGAAAGCCCAGATGATCTAATAGACTTGACTTGGATGTTGCCTTATGAATGAAAATATCGTTTTGTATTTTGCCTATTAGACTCtattgccatacgattaaataaataactaatatatgCCAAAGACACAGTGCAAATGGCAGTTTCAAAGGATCGGGCCTCCTCGACCAAGATTATAATCTTGACCAAGATATATCTCACACCACGGGCAGCCAGCACCGACTAAAATACTGTTAGATTTGGCTAGTATAGGTATACTAGCCAAATCTAACAACCGCCAATCTTTTAGTTGGTACTACCTTATCAAAACCATTCTGATTTAGTACCAGGGGTCCATTTCTcaaacgatattagactaatattattagtgtagtGCCATagtaacccatacgacttgacagttcgtggactaataatattagtctaataccgttcgagaaatgggcccctggtcaGTTTTTGGGGCTGTCATTTTAGAACTGaaatacaaaaaccggccaagtgcgagtcggactcgagcaccgagggttccgtactttattgtatttgttgttatagcggcaacagaaatacatcatctgtgaaaatttcaactgtctagctatcacggatcatgagatacagcctggtgacagactgacagacggacagcggagtcttagtaatagggtcccgtttttaccctttgggtacggaaccctaaaaaacaaagtttaaaaGAATTAAGATAAGTGAAACTATCTTTGAGATAGCGTTCACATTTAATGAATAATGTGTAAATTTGAAAAGTTATAAATGAAACCGCAACAATACAATACCACATTGCTACATGTCCATCAAACTTTCCATGCATTTCTAACTAGGCATGGCATTCAGCGTAAGTAATCTAACTTTTGATTGTATTTGTGACATGTTCACTGTAAAGTTTCTATAATGAGTTCAAAGTCGATGTAGGATAAAcaatatgtaaataatgtaaacaagttGCATTGGGATAACTTCCGACACGAAATCATGGGGTTAGCAACTCTCAAAGGTATTTTACATTCAGATGGCGCAAGCATTAGTTTTACCTGTCTCTAGTTTTGAGATGAGATTaggcttaaggccgttccatcggtttgccgctatctctgtcacatttcgcaagaaagaacgggaaagatcatgcgcgccaagtgtcaattttgatcgaattttgtcgatttttatttattttaaaaacgttacgcACAACGTATcatgtgcgagaaagccgccagctcttcggtcaccagttacgtcaaccagacgcttcgcgatttctgcaaacaacttatgcgcgctgggaccccatggacctagagtttcaactccaaatggaatgaaatgatactctctaccgaggctcttatatttattacgttttaaaatttcaattattttattagatattttaaGTCACCTAGGCTTTCAAATCCAATTGCCATTTCAATTAAATTGCATATAAGTACTCGAAAAATTGGGACGGGTGCCCCAGTGGCCTAGAGGTTATGGTGTTAGCCGCAAAAGCTGAAGAGACCACTTTGAATCTGGCCTTAGCCACTTGGAGGGCTTGGGAACTTCTCCTTaagtatgacatctatttcagtttattataaaactagGTTCTTGAGGAAGAATATTTGTAGTAGGTACATTTCTCACCTTGTTAGACAGGAAAATTATAAGCAAATTGTTACATCTTCTATTCAATGTTAGCAAAATATAGTGATTTAATTGGTAACTTTTAACTCTGAATAACAACTAGGCATAAACAGGCTTGGTCATAAACATTAAAGAACTTATTAGTAGTAAATTTTTAGGAGTTGAGGTGATTTATAATGTTGAAATATCTATCATTAATGTCAACAATagtacaataaagaaaataaagaaaggtTTTTGTATTGTAGCTTCAGAAATGTTCCACAAAAACATCGATTATTATGTCTAAAGATTAGGtttatgatgaagtaagttggGGAtagtataaaagaaaaatacctttttagacattaaagatattgattgattgattgatttctACCCACATAGTTATATTTTAAGGACACAATATAAAAGTGATATTACCTTAAGCAATGACAATCTCATAGTTCTCTCATAATTCAGTTAATTataggtttatttttattaaaatctacctataataatatacctatactataatataagttataaataaatcttgTAATGGTGGCCCAATGTAACACAAAACgagttttttttgtaacatatgtacatatactaTACTTTTTTTCAGAATTAGaaatttttaagttatttctactcagaataatGAGCTCATTTGATCCTGATAGGGGAAAAAAGTGCCCCAAgattaatattatattctattaccatttttcatagactGTATGGTAGTAACCAAATGGAAAGAATGAAAAATGAAAGGAAATTTTGTGGCACTTTTAATCTCCTATTGAGATCATAAGAGCTCGTAGTTCTAAGtaacaaaaatataagtttcaaaATCTAAAATAAGTGTAATGTACAACTTTCAATAAAATGAACACAAATGCTCCATATCAATGCAATCTCTGATAATAACCATGTTTAAATACAAACATGGCTGTACTGATAATTATAGGAACATGTGAGAGCCAACTGATAAAGTGTCCCACATATTATAATACACATACCAGCACCGGCTCACACTTACAGtaaacaaatttataaatttaatacacTACTATAAGCCTAAtacattactaagactccactgtccgtctgtctgtcaccaggatgtacctcatgaaccgtaatagctagacagttgaaatttccaccgatgatgtatttctgttgccgctttatagttttattttaacaaatactaaaaagtatggaaaactcggtgggcgagtccgacttggctTGAGAAAAAGTAGTTAGGTGTatttcggccattttgaaaataacaaGTATCTACTAAAGTAGAAGTATTTTCTGCTGTTTAGAGATGCAATGGATAGTTGTTTAGCCGGATACTGATACCGGATGTTCAGCCCGACTATCGGCCGGCGGAATTATACCTACAATTCCGTTTTTCAGGTGCGCACTGTGCAGGTTTTGAGTGTTTTGACCTGTTTCGTAGTGAACGTTTGCACGGACTCATTTCTTTTCTAGGTTCGAAATTAGTGCGCGTGCAAGTGAGTGgaatgttaaaattgttttaaaataataaacaactgtttcttaaatccaatttgATACTACTGGTTTAGTAGATATTCGtgatttttcaaaattaccttggtTTTACGCTGTTTTAAAGTAACCCCAGCTCACCTAAATGTTTTAGTACAGTGAATTTTGGATATAACGACGATGAAGGGACCACCGAAATTTTGTTGTAATATCCGGAAGTCGTTATAGTcatatgtataaatttaaatcCAATACGTGAGTACCATTAGAACGAGTGTTCACGCTATACCCCTACCTAGTTATTATCTAGTATCTACCTATAAACAAAAGGTCACCACAGTTGCTAACCATCTGTCATCTGTAAAGCTCTACGTCCTTTCACGACCGACTCGACTCCTGTCACAATATCTGCATGGGATTTTTGAGAATTTGTTGCAAATGGTTCATTAAAAACCGTTGCTACACCCAAACACAATATCCACATGAATCTTGTACTAAAATATGCAGTCATGGGACttggattttattattattattatattatattgtataatacactagcagctgaaagccgatgcgtgtatatcactgcacttgtttttttttttaactattaggtctattagtgttcattttgttagttgttttaagtgtttgtcaagtctgtttttaaaggtgtTCACTGAAGGAGCACATATCACTATACACATTACATCGCTACATTATTTTACATCGCTATAGCCGAATGGTTGCTACAACCAAGGTCGTAATCAATGAAATCcactgtattttaaatattttgttattttacaaatgGATATCCTGATGGGCTACAATAttagttatattaaatatattaataacgggtcactcacgtgttttaagtcgaaaacgctcgacatgtttcactccataCCGAGGAACGTCATCTCCTGATGTCGTTgagtcgacggtgacggaccggtgcagactgcgggccgcagccctccgctatatatttaatatgtctgtgtctcacggaagttttgttattaaaagtaGTTATATTATTTGGTTTcacaataaaaacttattcaggcttctaaataattttgtattaaaaaaggaTGTTTTAATATCAATTACACTTTGAAGCctaaataaattaggtattcCTTAACACCACATTTTGTGGTCAAATTTTATCTTGAAGTGGTTAAGGATAATTTTAATCATTATCCCCATTATCATAAGTGGTTAGTCTTGAAATGAGGTAATAggttccttaaataaataaatatgtttaaaaacttaTATATGTTACCTTACATAACCTTGTTTATATAATAGCGTTATCAACGGCAAATACACCTACGTATTTTAATGCCTCACTGAACAAGTAATTACtagcaataaaatattatattatggaattcatatttattttataattagtatttaatgtAGTTACTAATAGTACTGCTTCAATGCCAAATGCGACATAAACACCAGTACCATTAGATAGTAAAGCCAATTCACACGAGTGTTTACAAAAAACATAGTAAAATGAGATACAATGCAAATTCCGTTGGCAACGTATTCTATAGCGCCAATTTTCCTATTCAAAAGTTTAAATCTAAAGtacttactttaaataaaatacgcgtgcttcctttatttattaaaagtccaCCATTAAACGCAATGCATTGAACATTGAGCAAAAAACTCAGCAGTTCACCGAATGATCAAGTCACAGCTGTCTTACACGGTTAACAGGTTTAAGACAAAGCTACACAACACTAGTTTATAACCGACACACGCTCCAACAAAAGAAAATGGTAACAATTAATCACAAAGAAGGAGAATTCATTCCGACAGCACAAAATCACTCAAATTCCACCCAAGTCCACACTACACCTCACCACCATTACTGCGCATCCGGCAGTCGTGGTTTTTGTTAAAGTGACATTAGCAGTGTTGCCACAGAAAGAAAGGCGATTCCCGTAAGACTACAAATGTAATGAAAAGCAAGAATTTTAAATCCCATGGATTTCTCTTCATCTCGTATCCAGTTGAGAAGCGAAATATTCACGAAAATAGTTTGCCGGCTTACTTACATACACAACTTACATAATTCAACTGACTGACCATAGAACTGACGACAGGGACGCACAAATTGGTAGAAGTGAGATGTAGATTTATCTGCCATGTCTAACGTATAGAGTTAAACttagctaagttggcagcgacttttatagcccagactgtggaagtgttatttaaacttcataatttcatagaagtttgacgtttaaagaaatatttgtacagtatacgctatcaaaatcgctgccaacttagcttggtctaactctagctgtAGGTAGCTGCGTCCCTGTGGTCAGTGTCGGGTGTCGGTCGTCAGTATCTGAATTTAGTAAGGTATGTGAAGCGCTTAGGAGCAACGAATTTAATCGATCTATTAACTATAAATTGCGATTTGTAGAGGTCATAAGTAGGAGGAAATTAGTTGTTTAATTATATCCATCGATCAATATAATGCCAAATGCATGAGGTGAGGTGAGGTTTGAGATGCCACTAAAACAACTGTTTAGCTACTTTCAAGATAATTATTACGCAGTAGGAGTTGCAagattatgttttataaaaggCTTGTAACCAGTAATCAATGTTTATGAGCGGATTGTATACGCTGCTCAAATCAGGATCCTTGTAACTGTTCTCCCCGTCAAACACAGGAGTTTTTGACGGGGAACAACTATAAGGATATAGTCCTTATCTTTAGTCaataccaaataaaaaaaaaatacataaaacgaATCGTACAAACATAAATTACCAGAATTTGTGGAAATATGGGTAACTTgccacactaaaaagttatttaaaaaaaatactaaactatGGAACTTTCATATACAGCCACTCATGTACATTGTACTTTCATGTACATTGGTAACTTTTAATGAGTATTAATCCttacataaaataagtaataaaaatatgtccagaagttaaaatttaaaatagttaattttaaaatttgtaaactatagtttgtcaaaggactgtctcataaAAATATATCCGAATTGGACATTCAATAAATTGTCATTACTAGTAAAATACTCTTAGCAATTGTCACTGTCACCAGTGTCACCATCATATTCTTGGACTGAGGTTCAGCTGCCATTTAAATCCATCAATAAACAAAACTGACGTGTACcttcaaaacaatattaaactaAAATCATTGAAGTTCATGATCTTGTGAAAATGGCAGAGACTCAAAGACTGCCCGACGAACGCGTACCAGGGGACGCTAATCCGATGGGGAATGGAGATGCGCCACAGCCACCGCTCTCGGAGGGTGACACTACTGCTCCTCCACCGCTTTCTGAACGGGAGGCTTACTTCGTAGCCCTGCGAGTGTGGATTCAGCAAGCTCGAATGTATCAGAACCTGTCATCATGCTTTCCCTACTATATGATGGCTTTTCGAGGCCTTAATCCAGCTCAGACGAACGTGCCACTTCTGAATAATAATTATCAGTTTCAAGGGCAACAGTTCCCTTTTCAAATGCCTAATCTGCCGCGGAATGCTCCGCCCAACCAGCCGCAGCAGGAGACACTTACACCAGCTGAAGGTatccaaaattacaaatgtACCACAATATGTTTCTTAGACTTACACCTTTTTCTTACAATTACAATCTTGATTTTTGGTCACTTTTGCTGCAGCAATTGGTTATAATGCAATTAAACAGTCATACTGCATCGGGCCTAATTGACCTGTTGCTGCAGCAAAAATGTTACAATAATGTGTAAAACTTCAAAGATTTAATGTATATAACAAATAGTAAAACTTcagttttgtttaattataattcaaGTTTTGATGTTGTGAAGATATTAAAATGTTCAAAATTTTGCATTATGCAACTAGTGAAGCATATTAATTTAACctacatcttcttcttcttcttgtcccaacttcatttggggtcgggccttctTGTGCGTCTGCGCCAGGTCtttctgtcctgggttgtcaaTGATGAGATATCTTGGTTTCGCAAGTCTCTATTGATAGTGGACCACCAAGAGGCTGGTGGTCTAACCCCTGTTTTTGTTTGGTCCGGATGTTAAGCACTTTTAACTGAGTAACCTTCCTCCCGCCTCATCACGTGGCCATACCAACGGAGTCTACCCTCCTTAACTTTATCGGTTATTGGTGCCACCTTGAAGGAACCTCTCACGTGTTCGTTTCGAACGAACCTCTCACATGTTAATTTAACCTACATatgtgtaacaaattaaattatttgttatttaaagtTTCTTTACCAGTATAACAAACCTGCTTAACTTAACTTAAACTTAATATAAAAAGGACACAAGGCAATATACACATGATACATATAAAGAACATTTGAATATTGTTGCAGTGATTGCCCGACACGGAGGTTATGAGTATGTGATTCCCCCGCTGTATAAGAGGCTTGCGGCTGAGTTCATTGATTTCATGCTGCTTTTCATACTCAAACTAATTGTCACCTTTATAGCTGTAGATATGTTCGAATTGATGTAAGTATAATCTTATATAAAAGATTGTTTGTAATgtaaaagtaattaattaccaaatttcattttgGATAAACGTTTTTATTGCTTGAAGTGTTGGATCCTACTACATGTTCTATATCATAGATATAGTCAAACATAAAATTGCATTATCACCAAAGTTACATAGGAAATTAGGGATGgtaaatttcagctcaatcagaCATTAGAAAATGGTGCAATTCTTGCTTTTAATTTCACTTGACCTAAATAAAGTAATAGCAACTTGActaaattgtaattaaataatgttaaattgtATACCACGAACGCTAcggattttaataaaatgaagtgtaattaaattgtttcaTGTGATGTGCAGTTTTATGAGTATGTTCTTAGACTTATAGTATTTTGGTGACtgttaatttgttttcattgtattttttcagAGATTTGGATAAATTTGACATCATTAAGTTCACGGAACACTATGATGATTATAAATATGCAATGGAGTTAACATCGGAAATACTGTTTCTAGAAGTAATTTACAGGGTGCTGGTTTGCATATTTGAGGTGAGCGTTTACTGtaaattttgaggttttttttttcaaatttcaaaattcttattgtttttatttatgcatAGTGGGTCTAACAACCCGTCTAAAAGAACATAGTATTTCAGACAATACTGCAATATGACAAATATTACATCATAATAATCCAATTTTGCTGTGTTGAAAATTGATTGGGATTGAGATGTCTGAGCCCaatctgtatatttttttttacttttagtgaTTAGTTGATGTTTAGGGGAAATTAATTCTGAAGTACCGCAACCCAAACCGCACGGCGACTTTGTTCGCATTTAACCGCCAGGCGCCAACTTAGTTACTATAAGTTGGCGCCTGGTGGTTAAATGCGATCAAATGCGGTTCCAGCTGCAAGTGCGCACGTGATCTAACCAGTATTTTCAATCTTCCAGGCATTCTGTCTCTGCGGCAGCGTCGGCCGCACCGGCGGGGCCACGCCCGGCAAGGCCCTTCTCGGCCTCCGCGTCGTCACGGCCTCCGCCGTCATCCCAGTAGAGGGCCGGCTGCGGGAAACCGTCCTACTCTACCCGGGCCGGCCTCTCTCCTTTCTGCTCGCACTCGTGAGATCTCTtatgaagaactttttgatctctCTCCTTTTCCCGCTCTGCGTAGTTTTGTTTGTGTTTAAACATAATCGTACGGGTTACGATTTGCTGTGTGGAGTGATTGTGGTTGAGGAGAACATGTTTCCTAGGAGGCGGCATGCaccctaatgtttttttttttgtcgggttATTGGCAGTGAGTATTAAAACGATTAAGAGCCATCACACAAGGCAGACCCCCAAGAATGAAATTGG
This genomic window contains:
- the LOC134756257 gene encoding protein FAM8A1: MAETQRLPDERVPGDANPMGNGDAPQPPLSEGDTTAPPPLSEREAYFVALRVWIQQARMYQNLSSCFPYYMMAFRGLNPAQTNVPLLNNNYQFQGQQFPFQMPNLPRNAPPNQPQQETLTPAEVIARHGGYEYVIPPLYKRLAAEFIDFMLLFILKLIVTFIAVDMFELIDLDKFDIIKFTEHYDDYKYAMELTSEILFLEVIYRVLVCIFEAFCLCGSVGRTGGATPGKALLGLRVVTASAVIPVEGRLRETVLLYPGRPLSFLLALVRSLMKNFLISLLFPLCVVLFVFKHNRTGYDLLCGVIVVEENMFPRRRHAP